One window from the genome of Pseudanabaena yagii GIHE-NHR1 encodes:
- a CDS encoding chemotaxis protein CheW: MVGNQDFFPGIGQDQATDFDQGIEAPEGELHLRFFVASGIEFALPAIGVSQVLEFAPDRINPMPNVSPLLLGTVNIRGRVIWVGDLGQFLGEVPPVNTDRAEISIIAIEDQGMMLGLAVEQIGVMAWLDPSQLTVSRNSTDSMAPFIKGEWIMEGSEPLKLLDQVNILRSARWAS, encoded by the coding sequence ATGGTTGGAAACCAAGATTTCTTCCCCGGCATCGGACAAGATCAGGCGACTGACTTTGACCAAGGTATCGAAGCACCAGAAGGTGAGCTGCATTTAAGGTTTTTTGTAGCTTCTGGGATTGAATTTGCCTTGCCTGCAATTGGAGTTAGTCAAGTTTTAGAATTTGCTCCAGATCGAATTAACCCTATGCCAAATGTCTCCCCCCTACTGCTAGGTACAGTTAATATTCGGGGTAGAGTTATCTGGGTAGGTGATCTCGGGCAGTTTTTGGGAGAAGTGCCTCCTGTCAATACAGATCGGGCAGAAATTTCTATCATTGCGATCGAGGATCAAGGCATGATGTTAGGTTTAGCAGTAGAACAAATTGGTGTCATGGCTTGGCTTGACCCTTCCCAGCTAACCGTTTCTAGAAACAGCACTGACAGTATGGCTCCATTTATCAAAGGTGAATGGATAATGGAAGGCAGTGAGCCTCTAAAGTTGCTAGATCAAGTCAATATTTTGCGATCGGCACGGTGGGCATCATAG
- a CDS encoding response regulator transcription factor gives MSTVLVVEDSVTQREMIEDLLKGSGLIVKTAGDGIEALEQMQGSCPDIVVMDIVMPRMNGYELCRRIKTDPKTERVPVVMCSSKGEEFDRYWGMKQGADAYIAKPFQPQELVGTVKQLLRKA, from the coding sequence ATGAGTACAGTTCTGGTGGTTGAAGATAGTGTCACACAGAGAGAAATGATTGAAGACTTACTTAAGGGTAGTGGTTTAATCGTCAAAACAGCAGGTGACGGCATAGAAGCACTAGAGCAAATGCAAGGCAGTTGCCCAGATATCGTAGTTATGGACATTGTCATGCCCCGCATGAATGGCTATGAACTATGCCGTCGCATCAAAACCGATCCTAAAACTGAGCGCGTTCCCGTCGTAATGTGCTCATCTAAAGGTGAAGAATTTGATCGCTACTGGGGAATGAAGCAAGGCGCTGATGCCTATATTGCCAAGCCATTTCAGCCTCAAGAGTTAGTTGGGACTGTCAAACAGTTACTTAGAAAAGCTTAA